A DNA window from Myxococcus xanthus contains the following coding sequences:
- a CDS encoding DUF971 domain-containing protein — protein sequence MSFWDRIKPAPPAVTATDAQLSSDGVRLDLTWDDGVKTDATAQVLRQQCPCAACVDEWTNKRTLDPSKVPADLRIKQVQPVGNYALAFSFSDGHTTGIYPWKLLRDITQPAA from the coding sequence CCCCAGCCGTCACCGCGACGGACGCACAGTTGTCCTCGGATGGCGTGCGCCTGGACCTGACGTGGGACGACGGGGTGAAGACGGACGCCACCGCACAGGTGCTGCGCCAGCAGTGCCCCTGCGCCGCGTGCGTGGACGAATGGACGAACAAGCGGACGCTGGACCCGTCGAAGGTCCCCGCCGACCTTCGCATCAAGCAGGTGCAGCCCGTGGGCAACTACGCGCTGGCCTTCAGCTTCAGCGACGGCCACACCACCGGCATCTATCCCTGGAAGCTGCTGCGCGACATCACCCAGCCCGCCGCCTGA